A genomic stretch from Nymphalis io chromosome 25, ilAglIoxx1.1, whole genome shotgun sequence includes:
- the LOC126778118 gene encoding uncharacterized protein LOC126778118, giving the protein MSLHSSPERMIKMADSTDVLEVIRKDPSSEMPSMTINASGLPAAQKNEDKEKDKVILCPCKAAIDAEREQKHAEELKKKLSEKEIEMEEKMQARLKNEVEHLKDRFEFILHNEQVRTSYMLREAHRERKEKISALQTQLECKNLAGLMYIMCSERRKSRLEKMKLTEEYTNYIQGLQNILAESQSLILRLSRGYKTAARVDYEWRGKMMKVIKHFQNFVNNFVGGTPEANQFLLDLPALLKIDAPIEDNPHEDPCEDEEVPIEEEIEPSKQWWEMMDDDNRPFLMFGDMADLNPPQRREVLKSIKAAKTAPKKWKNYVFNDMFLKSKCPHSDVIKNEYLKRMPTPGKWECTQTEQPFSYGSEISRRVTTASVDIRGNMGSILKLITSNGTPQTHKNTLLGARDSMEIASTTKLREKQRQTIDHGKVVLNIGNKIDSIFNEMYSEVGPDHEEVEEHEPVPRESKIEDEDVGDKSMSTLGSVHNDSLQIISHVPELDRKINYEKICPVKKCQKLQVDSFIRSLPSYMRASPFTHIEQTYDEYEACSPEQLEILKRRIEEKKKREKVEFDLTEVNPLLSWTPSLDGVAVQTSDISMSLPPCTCRVPSPSPASSTQHVFAMADLIPVKQKLNKIEAECFFDDNIEFNRFKVIGRDESRDNTYDKVKNCTRNRLQEIKTILKHHPSLYDIFQANIRC; this is encoded by the exons ATGTCTCTTCACTCGAGCCCCGAACGTATGATAAAAATGGCAGACAGCACAGATGTTTTAGAAGTGATCCGCAAAGACCCTTCTTCTGAAATGCCTTCAATGACCATCAATGCGTCTGGGCTACCAGCTGCCCAAAAAAATGAAGACAAAGAAAaagataaagttatattatgtcCATGTaaag CTGCCATAGACGCGGAACGTGAACAGAAACATGctgaagaattaaaaaaaaagttaagtgaAAAAGAAATTGAAATGGAGGAAAAAATGCAGGCGAGGCTCAAGAATGAGGTGGAACATTTAAAAGATCGATTTGAATTCATTTTGCA TAATGAACAAGTGAGGACTTCGTACATGCTAAGGGAAGCACACAGAGAGCGTAAAGAGAAAATATCGGCTCTTCAAACCCAGCTGGAGTGCAAGAACTTGGCTGGTTTGATGTACATCATGTGCTCCGAAAGACGGAAGAGTAGACTTGAAAAAATGAAGTTAACTGAAG aatatacaaattacataCAAGGCTTACAGAATATTTTAGCGGAGAGCCAATCTCTCATATTGCGTCTCTCGCGAGGCTACAAAACTGCAGCTAGAGTTGATTACGAATGGCGTGGGAAGATGATGAAAGTTATAAAACAT TTCCAAAATTTCGTAAATAATTTCGTCGGAGGAACTCCAGAAGCAAACCAATTCTTGCTCGATTTACCAGCCTTGCTTAAGATCGATGCACCCATAGAAGATAATCCCCATGAAGATCCATGCGAGGACGAAGAAGTTCCCATTGAAGAAG AAATCGAACCTAGTAAGCAATGGTGGGAGATGATGGACGATGATAATCGACCGTTTCTCATGTTTGGAGACATGGCTGACCTTAATCCACCGCAACGAAGAGAAGTATTGAAATCCATAAAAGCAGCTAAAACAGCGCCTAAGAAGTGGAAGAATTACG ttttcaaTGACATGTTCCTGAAATCGAAATGTCCACACTCGGATGTCATCAAGAATGAATATTTGAAGCGAATGCCAACACCCGGCAAGTGGGAGTGCACCCAAACAGAACAGCCTTTTTCGTATGGA TCCGAAATCAGCCGACGAGTAACTACCGCTTCTGTTGATATCCGGGGGAACATGGGGTCTATCTTAAAATTGAT TACGTCAAATGGAACACcacaaacacataaaaatacacTGCTCGGAGCAAGAGATTCCATGGAAATAGCATCGACCACAAAATTG AGGGAAAAGCAAAGACAGACGATCGATCATGGAAAAGTTGTACTGAACATTGGAAACAAAATT gACTCAATCTTCAATGAAATGTATTCAGAAGTAGGACCAGATCATGAAGAGGTAGAAGAACATGAACCAGTACCGAG GGAGTCTAAAATAGAAGATGAAGACGTCGGAGATAAATCAATGTCAACTCTAGG AAGCGTCCATAACGACAGCTTGCAAATAATTTCGCACGTACCAGAGCTTGATCGCAAGATTAATTACGAAAAG ATTTGTCCAGTGAAGAAATGTCAGAAGTTACAAGTGGACTCGTTCATACGGAGTCTCCCCTCATATATGCGCGCCAGTCCCTTCACACACATCGAACAGACATACGACGAATACGAAGCTTGCTCGCCAG AACAACTGGAAATACTGAAACGTAGAATAGAAGAGAAGAAAAAGAGAGAAAAGGTTGAATTCGACCTGACAGAAGTTAATCCCCTATTATCCTGGACGCCCAGTCTAGATGGAGTAGCTGTGCAGACTTCAGACATATCGATGTCGTTGCCACCTTGCACGTGTCGAGTACCGAGTCCATCACCAGCGTCAAGCACACAACACGTCTTtgcta tGGCAGATTTGATTCCcgtaaaacaaaaattgaacaaaatcGAAGCGGAATGTTTCTTTGATGATAATATTGAGTTTAATCGGTTCAAAGTTATTGGACGAGATGAGAGTAGAGACAATAC ATATGATAAGGTTAAGAATTGTACCAGAAACAGATTGCAAGAGATCAAAACCATATTGAAACACCATCCAAGCCTCTACGACATATTTCAAGCAAATATTCGTTGCTGA
- the LOC126778075 gene encoding uncharacterized protein LOC126778075, with the protein MESHILNMYHQAPYRTIGHKIMRSTSESLSSESSCNQNSPEYSQNQQTSQYEDESNEGEYWNHSQSHRVWSQNQNVNITQSNQDTSIDEDENIEIQEVSIDDKNSESNDQMDLLEAENMEENSLVEGDDYDVIQVFAVDPDLDLEASSDEEQDYSINDDANDSDDGEYLIPEDKTHNENLLKHDNQSNIICQDSLGINFDTPVVSNVDEYFIKDNEKHILEVKDEPIVKDVDEYFIKDNKEPKSEPEPPNVDDFFVKEKLPEETDFRISKTVPNVNEFFVIDSSTAVKEQEIEEIDDEHADPVAEVSINESDLEVLPNIEDLKRYLLEDMPYTKLKNAQKACSVSLPHSPMHNICMDIDAKTCLSFEDLNLDLSDITFESDKEKSGTSVKSDDLPRTLTEEDVNSFLITDKAGSKEVVKNEDDFNPQDMDIDRPVDSIISNVNPASPIAIPDVKRTSTPIPAPNVLEFCIEKTSVKKEPDIKVETDDFVDVESCNDAVIPVLEANNLNSLLEQFEATEKLNIKHSEPIVNVNEPKVKSYTNLTSGMRLQDAGVQLNKTKMRQILMPSKVNTVIRRSPSPVHSDHDYCSSKKRHSLPNLKGGQSLLKPEVLSSNSRILNSRHRSCKNKKVVYHLSSDDESESSNAKKNKIINNRASDDSDIKTNKKSSIKLSVKPPVNSNHRKKISHAHNVSNDSGMDKSNGSVMVKNACKASDTPCSQNSNGSIKLTIKNKSEVIIKNCDARDIHKDTAIEKPKTSSSCSSSLNKLPTNINIVKSVEPLDRNKNKDVSCVDKYVLNVKQEVNSKPEHFYTALFSNKHDVQVPLSIDVKNEIKTNDEECKATVDIPAVSEIEQPQKKKKLNLQEYKLRRGVSSNNSSAQVSPEAIFPDIPGNLNFDKDFKIAIHQGPSTNVLLPKEHANAEVSKTIFDPIREASRKILMNNKKQKAEAMRRRDEDIVMSKIPKVENLELQPLISDAEMMKIVGMTPEVLPVPIATPIREEKIQQPKDYDEIVLVSIGTNTEEKLLKQVEKVSESKKRKSESPTQIESKATINFKIKKSDHVLKHNVFDAVKNHRILVDEKNRSDIKIDKERFKDITATLKSVEKQVEPKILSNSLFASIQDVVMKKAPTTSASTSNGDHKTSKLNSPVEKREVFKYTKTTIVREYDTNADHGEDKVILHLEKNRKKPDHVTIDIQTDSTSEFIDLAKIFDKVIRKEPSASPRKRNDSDMSMSSEGSPVRPKKIQNVTQTKSDERVAAVKPRTETRRQTEQSQCKEKRSRSRDRYDVKYRRSRSHSRGHRRKRSPSRNRSRSRGRYRRYRRSDSPYRRKRRSRTRSPYRSTRRSPSIRRDYRSNRSRSRSKHVDQNKSRSPVPKKRPSPQYNVNNNEKKPAKSLTPPLRKPTVSESSESSTSSSSSSSSSSSASSKSRRSCSSFRKDDTYRAKSYRSSYSSEDRESNTPVEERRIVFVGRLEKDVTKTALRAQFVKFGPVSEVRLHSKEDGTRYGFVTFQRPRDAWSAVEAASSFPQYDVGFGGRRAFCRQSYADLDGLEAKYTESAFHGQAALPIRRNDDMSFEQMLLDIKKKLNKRKGDKNRHDDNTA; encoded by the exons ATGGAGtcgcatatattaaatatgtaccaTCAAGCTCCATACCGAACTATTGGGCATAAGATAATGCGCTCTACGAGTGAATCACTTTCATCGGAAAGCAGTTGTAATCAAAACAGCCCAGAATACTCTCAGAACCAACAGACCAGTCAATATGAGGATGAGAGTAATGAGGGCGAATATTGGAACCACAGTCAAAGCCACCGAGTGTGgagtcaaaatcaaaat GTTAATATAACTCAATCAAATCAAGACACAAGTATAGATGAGGATGAAAATATAGAGATTCAAGAAGTATCTATAGACGATAAAAATTCAGAATCCAATGATCAAATGGATTTATTAGAAGCTGAAAACATGGAAGAAAATTCGCTCGTTGAAGGCGATGATTATGATGTCATACAAGTTTTCGCTGTTGATCCCGATTTGGATCTTGAGGCTTCATCTGATGAAGAACAAGATTATAGCATAAATGACGATGCCAACGATTCGGATGATGGTGAATATTTAATACCAGAAGATAAAACCCATAATGAAAATCTTCTTAAACATGATAATCAATCAAACATTATATGCCAAGATAGCTTAGGAATCAATTTTGATACACCTGTAGTCTCAAATGtggatgaatattttataaaagataatgaAAAACACATATTGGAGGTTAAGGATGAGCCAATTGTTAAAGATGTCgatgaatatttcattaaagaCAATAAAGAACCAAAATCCGAACCAGAGCCTCCGAATGTTGATGACTTTTTTGTCAAAGAAAAATTGCCAGAAGAGACTGATTTTCGGATATCAAAGACTGTTCCTAATGTTAATGAATTTTTCGTTATTGATAGCTCTACTGCTGTCAAAGAACAGGAAATTGAAGAAATTGATGATGAACATGCGGATCCTGTAGCAGAAGTCTCAATAAATGAATCTGACTTGGAAGTACTTCCGAATATCGAAGATTTAAAGCGTTACCTTTTGGAAGATATGCCATATACAAAACTGAAAAATGCGCAAAAGGCATGTTCAGTGTCGCTTCCTCATTCACCTATGCATAATATTTGCATGGATATAGATGCAAAAACTTGTTTAAGTTTTGAGGACCTCAACCTTGATTTGTCCGATATTACTTTTGAAAGTGACAAGGAGAAGTCAGGAACGAGTGTAAAAAGCGATGACCTACCGCGTACTCTAACAGAAGAAGATGTTAACAGTTTCCTTATAACTGATAAAGCAGGATCAAAAGAAGTTGTTAAAAATGAAGATGATTTCAACCCCCAAGATATGGATATTGATCGTCCGGTTGATTCAATAATTAGCAATGTTAATCCTGCTTCTCCTATTGCAATACCTGACGTAAAGCGTACTTCCACACCAATACCAGCACCAAATGTCTTGGAATTTTGCATAGAAAAAACTTCTGTAAAGAAAGAGCCAGATATAAAAGTAGAGACTGATGATTTTGTTGATGTTGAATCTTGCAATGATGCTGTTATACCGGTTTTGGAAGCTAATAATTTGAATTCACTTCTGGAACAGTTTGAAGCAACTGAAAAACTTAACATTAAACATAGTGAACCAATTGTCAATGTGAACGAGCCAAAGGTTAAAAGCTACACAAACTTGACAAGTGGTATGCGATTACAGGATGCTGGCGTTCAACTTAACAAAACGAAAATGCGACAAATACTG atgCCGTCGAAGGTTAATACTGTGATCAGGAGATCACCCAGCCCTGTTCACTCTGATCATGACTATTGCTCGTCGAAAAAGCGTCACAGTCTTCCTAATCTGAAGGGAGGACAGAGTTTACTAAAGCCTGAGGTTTTATCCAGCAACAGCAGGATATTAAACTCCAGGCATAGGTCTTGTAAGAATAAAAAAGTCGTGTATCATCTTAGCAGTGATGATGAAAGTGAGTCGAGCAAtgctaagaaaaataaaattataaacaatcgTGCTAGTGATGACAGTGAcattaaaaccaataaaaaatcTAGTATAAAACTAAGTGTTAAGCCGCCGGTTAACTCTAATCATCGTAAGAAAATATCACACGCCCATAATGTTTCAAACGATAGTGGCATGGATAAAAGTAACGGTTCTGTGATGGTGAAAAATGCTTGTAAAGCAAGTGATACTCCTTGTAGTCAAAATTCTAACGGTAGCATTAagttaactattaaaaataaatctgagGTTATAATCAAAAACTGTGATGCTAGGGACATACATAAAGATACGGCCATTGAAAAACCTAAAACTAGTAGCTCTTGTAGTAGTAGTTTGAATAAATTACCGACCAATATAAACATTGTTAAAAGTGTTGAACCATtagatagaaataaaaataaagatgtgAGTTGTGTAGACAAGTAcgttttaaatgttaaacaaGAAGTCAATTCAAAACCAGAACATTTTTATACTGCTTTGTTTAGTAATAAACATGATGTGCAAGTTCCGCTATCAATTGATGTAAAGAACGAAATCAAAACCAACGATGAAGAATGTAAAGCAACGGTTGATATCCCAGCTGTAAGCGAAATTGAACAACcgcaaaaaaagaaaaagctgAATCTCCAAGAGTATAAGTTAAGACGCGGGGTTAGTTCAAATAATAGCTCAGCACAAGTTAGTCCAGAAGCGATATTTCCGGACATACCTGGCAATCTTAATTTTGATAAGGATTTTAAGATTGCGATCCATCAAGGACCTTCTACTAATGTTTTACTTCCTAAGGAGCATGCCAATGCTGAAGtttcaaaaactatttttgatCCTATCAGAGAAGCTTCTaggaaaatattaatgaataataaaaagcaaaaagcTGAAGCAATGAGAAGAAGGGATGAAGATATCGTTATGAGCAAAATACCAAAAGTGGAAAATTTGGAACTACAACCATTAATTAGTGATGCGGAAATGATGAAAATTGTTGGCATGACTCCAGAAGTCTTACCTGTGCCAATAGCGACTCCAATTAGAGAAGAAAAAATTCAACAACCAAAAGATTACGATGAAATTGTTTTAGTTAGCATAGGAACGAATACGGAAGAAAAACTTTTGAAACAAGTGGAAAAAGTATCTGAGAGTAAAAAACGAAAGTCAGAGTCGCCAACACAAATAGAAAGCAAAGCaactattaatttcaaaataaagaaATCTGATCATGTATTAAAGCATAACGTTTTCGATGCTGTTAAAAACCATAGAATCCTTGTTGATGAAAAAAATCGTTCagatattaaaatagataaggAGAGATTCAAAGATATTACTGCCACACTTAAAAGTGTAGAGAAACAAGTCGAACCTAAAATCTTAAGCAATTCATTATTTGCTAGTATACAAGATGTGGTAATGAAAAAAGCTCCGACAACGTCTGCCTCAACATCAAATGGAGACCACAAAACATCTAAATTAAACTCTCCTGTAGAGAAACGTGAAGTGTTCAAATATACAAAGACGACAATCGTTAGGGAATACGATACCAATGCTGATCATGGAGAAGATAAAGTTATACTTCATTTGGAAAAGAACAGAAAGAAACCTGATCATGTCACAATAGACATTCAAACTGATTCAACTTCCGAGTTCATTGATTTAgctaaaatatttgataaagtaattagAAAAGAGCCAAGTGCTTCACCGAGGAAAAGAAACGATAGCGATATGTCAATGTCCAGTGAAGGCAGTCCAGTTCGACCTAAAAAGATTCAAAACGTTACACAGACCAAGTCAGATGAAAGAGTCGCAGCTGTTAAACCGAGAACAGAAACTAGACGACAGACGGAGCAATCTCAATGTAAAGAGAAAAGGTCTCGGTCTAGAGATCGATACGACGTTAAATATAGAAGGTCCAGATCGCATTCTCGAGGTCATAGAAGGAAACGCTCGCCGAGTCGTAATAGATCAAGATCTCGTGGTCGTTACCGCCGCTACAGACGGTCAGACTCACCCTATAGAAGGAAAAGACGATCAAGGACGAGGTCACCGTATCGCTCCACACGACGATCCCCATCAATCAGAAGAGACTACAGATCGAACCGTTCTCGTTCAAGGTCGAAGCACGTCGACCAAAATAAATCGAGAAGTCCAGTTCCTAAGAAACGGCCGAGTCCGCaatacaatgtaaataataatgaaaaaaagccCGCAAAATCTTTAACGCCACCGTTACGAAAGCCAACTGTGTCTGAAAGTTCCGAATCGTCAACATCATCCAG ttcATCGTCATCAAGTAGTTCGTCGGCGTCGTCAAAATCTAGAAGATCATGCAGTTCGTTCAGAAAAGATGATACGTACAGGGCGAAGAGTTATCGAAGTTCATATAGCTCAGAAGATAG ggaGAGCAACACGCCCGTTGAAGAGAGACGTATAGTCTTCGTAGGAAGGCTAGAAAAGGACGTGACAAAAACTGCACTAAGAGCTCAATTCGTTAAGTTCGGACCCGTCAGCGAAGTCCGCTTACATTCTAAGGAAGATGG